In Nitrospirota bacterium, the DNA window TTGCCCTGAGTCTTTTTCAGAATGTATTTGTGGTTCCCGACCTGAAGGCAGCGCTGACCCTGATTGCCGTAAACAAGAGGCAACTCTATGTAACTATGGACGGAGACGTTGTGGAACCTTCCGGTGCGGTGATCGCAGGAGAAATTAAGGGGATTTTCAAAAGGAAAAGGGAGATACGTGAACTCGAGGACGCGATAGAAAACAGTAAAAACAAAATCCAGAGCCTCCAGGCTGAATTGAATGCAATCCTGCACGTGATTGATGCTCTGCAGAACGAAACAAAGGGAATAGAAGCCACGATCATTGAGAGAGAAAAAGAAGTATCTCTCAAGAAACTGACCGCGGACAATTACCGGGAAGAAAAAGAACGGAGGAGCAGAAAACTTGCCTATCTTTCCCTTGAGCTGGAACAGATAATGAGGGAAAAGGAATCTCTTGAGAAGCAGCTTGCCGAAAAGGAAGCGGAGATTCAGTCTGCCGACCTGAAGAGGGGTGCATCGGAGGAGATGAGTGCGAACCTGTATGAGGAAGTATCGCAGAAACGAGCAGGAATCGAGGAGTATCGTTCCGAGGCCACCGAGATACGGCTCGAAATAACCTCACTGAAGGAGAGGGGAGAGTCAGTCAGCAAGGAAAGAGAGAATATCGCGCGGGAAATCAGCGAGAGCGCGAGGAAGCAGGAATTTCTTGCAGAGGAGATCACCTCGGTAAAATCCCGCATAATGCAACGGCAGGAAGAGATCAAGGTGAATGAGGAGAAACTGAAATCACTCGTTACCGTTGCAGATGAATACCGGCAGGAAATATCCCGGCAGAGGGAAATCATCAGTAACGAAAATCATGAGCTTCTTGAGGCAGAACATGAACTGAAGAGCCTCAGAGCCCAAATAGAGACTTTTTCCCGGAGGATCTCCGAACTCGATGTCCAGAAGGCGGAGCATAGGCTGAAGATGGAGGCACTCACTGAAAACATCAGGCAAAATTACGGGCTTGCAATAGATGCCCTTGAAGCAGAACCGTTTACTGAGGAAGACGAAATACAGCTTGCAGAGTTGCGGCAGAAAGCGCAGGAACTCGGGCCCGTAAACCTTGGAACCATAGAAGAATACGAAGAACTGAGCAACCGGTATGAATTCCTGAAAAATCAGCAGGACGATCTGCACAAGTCAATTGCCGAACTCGAAGAAGCCATAGTAAAAATTAACGTGACGACCCGGAAAAAGCTTAGGGACGCATTTGAAGCATTGCGGACGAAATTCGCAGAAGTTTTTATCAAGCTGTTCGGTGGGGGAAAGGCTGAACTGGTAATGACGGACGAAAACAATATCCTCGAGACAGGCATCGACATCATAGCCCAGCCTCCCGGAAAAAGACTTCAGAATATCAGCCTTCTCTCAGGCGGTGAAAAAGCGCTTACCGCCTTATCCCTTCTCTTTGCAAGCTTCCTGATAAAGCCGACACCCCTCTGCATTCTGGATGAAGCGGACTCTGCCCTGGATGAGATGAATACCGACAAGTTCGCAAAGACGGTAAAGGAGCTTTCAAAAGATACGCAGTTTATCGTTGTCACGCACAACAGAAATACGGTAAGCATCGCCGATTACATTTACGGCATCACAATGGAAGAAGCGGGGATTTCCAAGGTGATCTCCATGCAGCTCGTTGAAGCATGATATCCGGGGGGTAACCCCTGATACGGGCAAGGGATGACCCTCACGCGCGTACTCACCAGAAATCTGTGCATGTAGAGATAGCTTTTTTACGGGAACACCGCATATTATACAGATATGAGCACCGGTTTAACCCAGATTGCAGACAAGTTTCCGGACCTCAAGATCTCCATCGAGCCGGAAGACCTGATATGTTATGGATTTGATGCATCCGGAATCGAGACAGCTCCCTCTGCGGTAGTCTGGCCGAAGAATACCGAGGAAGTTGTCAGACTGATGAAATATGCATACGATCACAGCATTGCAGTGGTCCCGCGCGGTGCCGGCACAGGGGTAACCGCAGGAGCAGTCCCGTCGAAAGGAGCGGTTATCCTCAGCTTTGAAAAGATGAAAAAAATCCTCGAGATCGATTCTGAAAATCTTGATGTGCTCTGTGAACCGGGAGTCATAAACGGAAAGCTCCAGAGCGAACTTGAATCGATGGGACTCTTTTACCCACCTGACCCTGCGAGTATGAATTTCTGCACCCTTGGGGGGAATGTCGCAGAAAATGCAGGGGGCCCGAGGGCCCTGAAGTACGGAGTGACCAGGGATTATGTGAGGGAAATGGAATGTGTACTGCCGAACGGGGAGGTAATCACTACAGGGGTGAAGACCTCCAAGGGAGTCGTCGGGTATGATCTGGCACGGCTCCTGATCGGATCGGAAGGGACACTTTCTGTATTTACGAAAATACGCCTGAAAATCTTGCCTTTGCCGGATGCGGTAGTCACGCTGCTGGCGATTTTTCCTGCGCTTGAAACATCAGGCGATGCGGTAACCAGAATCATCTCGTCCAGGATAATTCCGAGGACCCTTGAATTCATGGACAGGGAGGCAATCGCAGCGGTCGAAAACTTCAAGCCTGTCGGGCTTCCAAAGGATGCGGATGCGGTACTTCTCATTGAGCTTG includes these proteins:
- a CDS encoding FAD-linked oxidase C-terminal domain-containing protein; this encodes MSTGLTQIADKFPDLKISIEPEDLICYGFDASGIETAPSAVVWPKNTEEVVRLMKYAYDHSIAVVPRGAGTGVTAGAVPSKGAVILSFEKMKKILEIDSENLDVLCEPGVINGKLQSELESMGLFYPPDPASMNFCTLGGNVAENAGGPRALKYGVTRDYVREMECVLPNGEVITTGVKTSKGVVGYDLARLLIGSEGTLSVFTKIRLKILPLPDAVVTLLAIFPALETSGDAVTRIISSRIIPRTLEFMDREAIAAVENFKPVGLPKDADAVLLIELDGHPSTITDEAEKIAEICQNLGAEIRMAEDEDARNLLWVSRRAISPALYKIKPTKINEDIVVPRNRVTAMLKCLRRLSEESGIKIVNFGHAGDGNIHVNIMVDRADKEEYEKGLGLVEKVFRETLSLGGTISGEHGIGLTKAGYIGMELSEKEMEIMRSIKKVFDPQNILNPGKIFPR